Proteins from a genomic interval of Meiothermus sp.:
- a CDS encoding TIGR02466 family protein codes for MNTSPVQMLWPTPILVRKFEDATAVNPELLRLFYRELGEQGLQGTVYSSSDDILVRYNHPALQALFGFISDAVFEIARTLNGAIWQQAGVKNLRMEIVGAWFQIQNRYGFHDIHNHGNCSWSGVYYVQLDPVQQRRQHPVLGALNGITRFYAQHLNLLGGAHMDMGNAYLQQSTFDVTPEEGVLVVFPSWLLHKAMPYDGERDRVIISFNAQVHGEQGNKAFEYGFH; via the coding sequence ATGAACACATCCCCGGTGCAGATGCTCTGGCCCACGCCCATCCTGGTTCGTAAGTTCGAAGATGCCACAGCGGTGAACCCGGAGCTCCTCCGCCTCTTCTACCGCGAACTGGGTGAGCAGGGCTTGCAGGGAACCGTCTACAGCAGCTCGGATGACATCCTGGTGCGCTACAACCACCCGGCCTTGCAGGCTTTGTTTGGCTTTATCTCCGACGCGGTCTTCGAAATCGCCCGTACCCTGAACGGGGCCATCTGGCAGCAGGCCGGGGTCAAAAACCTGCGTATGGAGATCGTGGGGGCCTGGTTCCAGATTCAAAACCGCTACGGCTTCCACGACATCCACAACCACGGCAACTGTTCGTGGTCGGGGGTTTACTACGTGCAGCTCGACCCTGTCCAGCAGCGGCGGCAGCACCCGGTGCTGGGGGCGCTCAACGGCATTACCCGCTTTTACGCCCAGCATCTCAACCTGCTGGGCGGGGCCCACATGGACATGGGCAACGCCTACCTCCAGCAGTCCACCTTCGACGTCACCCCCGAGGAAGGGGTGCTGGTGGTCTTTCCAAGCTGGCTACTGCACAAGGCCATGCCCTACGACGGCGAGCGCGACCGGGTGATTATCTCCTTCAACGCCCAGGTGCACGGCGAGCAGGGCAACAAGGCCTTCGAGTACGGCTTCCACTAG